In a single window of the Raphanus sativus cultivar WK10039 chromosome 9, ASM80110v3, whole genome shotgun sequence genome:
- the LOC108825933 gene encoding GATA transcription factor 20, translating to MMEYQTNASFSMFYDQDHPHYDYDDLSSSTSVDCTLSLGTPSTRVNEHRRFSSANSNNLSGDFFFHGGSAKTMSYKKSGSEHNLPRRCASCDTTSTPLWRNGPKGPKSLCNACGIRFKKEERRAAARNSITSVGGSSVAEVPTENPYNGGGNYYSHQYYASSPPSWAHQNTQRVQYFSPAPEIEYPFVDDVTAASFLSWN from the exons ATGATGGAATACCAAACAAACGCTAGTTTCTCCATGTTTTACGACCAAGACCACCCTCATTATGATTATGATGACCTCTCTTCATCAACTTCTGTTGATTGCACTCTCTCCCTTGGAACACCATCTACTCGTGTCAACGAACACCGTAGATTTTCTTCTGCCAATTCTAACAACCTCTCCGGCGACTTTTTCTTTCACGGAGGAAGCGCAAAAACTATGTCGTACAAGAAGAGCGGTAGTGAACACAACTTGCCTCGCCGTTGTGCTAGCTGCGACACAACTTCTACTCCTCTATGGAGAAACGGACCAAAAGGACCCAAg TCTTTATGCAATGCGTGTGGAATAAGATTCAAGAAGGAAGAGAGGCGTGCAGCCGCCAGAAACTCAATAACGTCCGTTGGTGGTTCATCAGTTGCAGAAGTTCCGACAGAGAACCCGTACAACGGAGGTGGAAACTATTATTCTCATCAATACTATGCTTCGTCGCCACCGTCGTGGGCTCATCAGAACACACAAAGAGTTCAGTATTTTTCGCCAGCACCGGAGATAGAATATCCGTTCGTTGATGACGTCACGGCTGCCTCGTTTCTGTCTTGGAACTGA
- the LOC108825995 gene encoding LOW QUALITY PROTEIN: non-specific lipid-transfer protein 8 (The sequence of the model RefSeq protein was modified relative to this genomic sequence to represent the inferred CDS: inserted 2 bases in 2 codons), translating into MSILKNLVIISVLGIFXAPRYSESEISCSVVLSDLQPCVSYLTSGSGKPPATCCEGVQKLDAATTTSADKKEACECIKSVASTVTVKPELAXALASNCNASLPVDASSTVDCKTVG; encoded by the exons ATGAGCATATTGAAAAATTTAGTAATCATCTCCGTTCTCGGAATAT TAGCACCTCGTTATTCCGAATCTGAGATATCTTGCAGTGTTGTTCTAAGCGATTTGCAGCCATGTGTTAGCTACTTGACTAGCGGAAGTGGAAAACCTCCGGCGACTTGTTGCGAAGGAGTTCAAAAATTAGACGCAGCGACCACTACATCTGCCGATAAAAAGGAGGCTTGTGAATGCATCAAGTCAGTGGCTAGCACTGTCACCGTGAAGCCTGAATTGG AAGCTCTCGCTAGCAATTGTAACGCAAGCTTGCCGGTTGACGCATCTTCTACTGTCGACTGCAAAAC GGTTGGTTGA